cagcccaggcagcagcagagcccctgactactgctgagctcctgcagcagctggaacagGCAtccccagggtggtggtggcagagaTGACAGGGGAGCCTGCCAGAGGTCCAAGGGGTGAAGGTGTTGGCACTGAAGAGATCCctggaaaagagagagggaaagcagggattagtgaaagcagagcagggctgcccAGGCTGCTTCCTCACGGGTCAGGTTTGCTGCTCTGTGacctctgctgagctgccaaAGGAAGCTGAGGTGAAAGCTGTGTCAgtgctccctgcagagctcagggagggggcagaggaTCACAGCACTCTCCTTCACacagctgcaaaaagaaaaaaagcccagctgcaaaatgcttttccaaAGGGGACCAGAAAAGCAGGTACCAGAGAGGCCCAGGGTACCACACTCTCCCAcctgctccctcctcacccTTCTCATGGGTCCTGGGAGATGTCCTAATGCAGGACTCACCCTCCCAGATCCCTACAAATGGACCTTAAAATGCCAGAGCCCCGGGGTGAGAGGGGCAGCACTGACCTGACATCATGCTGGCACTGCTGACAGGAGTGCTGCCACCTGGCAGGTTGGAGGAGCCCATCCGAGCCTGGTCTTTCACAATGGGATCTGGGAAGAGCAAAAAACACCTTTAAATGCAGAACCCAGCAGGCACCACCCACCATCTGAGCCCTCAGGAAGGCACCAGGGTTGCTCAAAGTCACCTCCACGAGGTGCTCTGGAGTCAGGACTGAGTGGCAGAGCTGAAAGGTGATACTGAGCTTTCTGTGCTGAGCAGTTCCATGAAGCCAAACCCAGGGAATGGGTGCAGCAAGCAGAGTTTATCACTCATTGCAGTTGTGTCTCTGCACATCTTGCAGTGGCAGTGTCACTGCCTGCCTTCTCTGACATGTCCCCAGTTTACTCATTAACTGTTTTCAGCTGCAGGTAAATCCCACGGGACAGAGcctcctccttcctgcccctcaagcctgctgcagcacacaagGGAATTTCACATCCTGCCCATCCTCACGCTGACCCCAGtgcagcctgcagctccttctgcacgtggctgtggctgccccttccctggcagtgtcccagcccaggctggatgaggctttgtgcagcctgctctagtgggaggggtccctgcccacgcaggggggttggatcttgatgatctttaaggtccctcccaacccaactCATCCTATGGTTCTATTTGGACACAAACCACTCTGAGCTGTTTGTCCAACTCTACCTTCCAAGCTTTCAGTTCTGCTCCTCCAAACGTGCCCCTTGAGCCTTTCCCAGAGCTGTAACACAGACCTATCACTGCCTGACCAGTAGCACCAAGtttgttcagcagcagcaagaaaaaaaaaaaaccaatcaaccCAGCAAATATTGGTGTTTtgcactgctgctgtcaggTGGCACCTGCCCAGCCTGTGGGGAGtttccccagagcagagctccctggcagcagctgatcCTTACAGAAGTAGGGGTGTTCCATGGCTTCTCTGGCTGTGAGTCGGGACTGGTGATCGTATCGCAACAGCTTGTCCAAGAAATCCAGAGCTTCTGGGCTCACCAGGTGCTGGTTCTCACTGTGCACAAAACGCTCCCATCGCTTGCGGGAGTgtctgcagggaaaaggaaaaggaattcaCACACCCAGCccgggctggggaggggacatccacaggGAAATTCCCTTCGGTGAAGAGAGAGGGCAGTGGGGGGCCGGTGCTGCAGGGGAGGAGCAGTGCAGGGCACGGCCACCGGGGGGCACGGCCACGGGCAGCCCCTGCACCCCACTGTGGGGTGGATTTACAGACCTGAAATCCCCCTTCAGCTTTTCCCTTAGCCCTCCCCCCAACAATAGTGCCTTGTAGCTGTGGTACGTGGTGCACAAAAGGACTCTGTGAGGGAGAAAACAGATAAATGCCATCTCGGGCAGCAACTGGTTTTCTGCACTGTAATTCTGAGAAACATCATTTtggggcttgtttttttttttttttttccccaagactACTGGAGGGAACACTTGCCCTTCATGCTCTATGCTCCAGCAGTTCATTTATTGCCCAGATGACATTTAAAAACCTTCCCTCAGGTCCATTTTCAGATAAAGTACCGTGGGAAGCCCTGGCAAAAGGGATCAAAGGCACGAAGtgacagctctgaagaaaaccgctctgttttctgctgcaatTTTTTGTTTACTGCAAGATCTGTTGaccaagcagcagctctctgggtCTACCAAGAGCTCAGGAGCATCTCTGGGTCCTGCCTCACCTGCCCAAGATGTCATTGAAACGTGGGTCCAGTTCAATGTTGTATTTGTCAATGTAGTCATAGAGAtcctctgtgcccagcacctTGGCTATCCTCACCAGCTgggaacaaacagaaaaaccagtCACTAAAAATGAGGATATCACAATGCCAGAGCCAGCAGGGAGCCTGAAGATGGTCTCAGTGGTGTCAACAAGCAGCCACAGGGTCACCTGATGGCTCTGATGTCCCCAGGCACACACAGGAGTCACCACATGACCCCAGTCACACagccagcagggacctgccaACCCCAACATCACAAAATGTGAGGTACTGCAGTACCAGCTCCCTTTGCAGCAGGAGAATATTCAACACCCACAGAGGAAAAGGCAAGAGTAGCTGGGCAAAGGAGGAGAAAGTCTGCACTTGCACATGAGGGGTGAATTTATCACCCTGGGGAGGGCTCCAGAGTGCAGGTCTGAGAACAGAAGGTGACTGTTCCTCAGTGTCTGCACATCAGGGCAGGTGCAGAGCACATGCTGAAGGTGTAAGTATAAAAATTTTGGCCTAAAGGCAACACATCAAAGATTTCAGAGTCTATATCCACCTGTACCAAATTCAGTGTCTATACAGAGGAGAGGGAGTGGCAGGGGCTCTCCACGTAACCTCAGGAACCATCAACCTAGGTACCAGAACACACCAGCTTCATGTAACTGTTGTTATGACTTGTCCCAGCCAGGACTGAGGAGCCCATGAATACACAGCACTATAAATCTCTATTTAATGGGTTACATAGTCTGGGATTTTGAGAAAAGGAACGTGGCTTCAAACAGAGCAAAGCAGCCATTAGAAAAAAGCTTAAATTCTTCTTTGGATGCCTTGCTACAAGTGTCAGGAAACCTCCCTGGTGGTAAGAGAACAGAGACTGTACATGAGCAGCTCTCACCTGATCATAGTTGTCATGGCCATGGAAAAATGGCTCCTTTCGGAATATCATACTAGCCAGCATGCAGCCCAAGCTCCACATGTCCAGACTGTAATCATACATCTGTACAAAGCCAGAAGCACAGTTCAGTTTCTAATGGATGGAGCAGGACAGAATTCTGACACTCAGaggctcccccctccctccagtGACACAAACACCTTCAAGCATCTCCCCCAGGGGATGGCTGCTCAGCTCAGGGTTCCAGTTCCTCAGACTGGGACACACCAACCAGAACTGCATTTTCCCATTTCCACCCTTCTCCATAAAGGAATTGCAGCCCAGtgtcttttcctgttttccctgCAGTGTCAATGTTACCACTCATTGTTGGGAGTGTTGGGAAGGGAAGCACCAAGAGGAGTGAGCTCCACAGGGGCAGGGGAAGAAGCATCTTTGTGCCAGCACCATCTGAAAGTCACCAGCAAAgctgctccttccagcccccAGTTTCCATCATGCAAACTGCACTCAGGTACAGAGAGGTTTTTACAGCTCAATTTCCAAGTTCAGGCAGTCCTAGGTACCCCCACAAGggctttgtttccttcttgTATCTTACTGCAAAAGCAGcctggctaaaaaaaaaatatttaacatttgtaTTCCATGTCCCCTGATGATagttctgctgctcttcctcagGTCCTGAGTTACTCATTAGTTTCTTTAATTCAGTGGCTTTACAGCCACTGCTTTCTGGGATACAATTTAGAATGGAGTCTTTAGCTTCAGGGCCCCAGGTACCTGAATTTCTGGTGTGCTACCTTGAAATGACACAGACTTTTGTATGGAAAGTCAGTGACAAATCCTGGTAATGCTTACCTGATAATCTACAAGGAGTTCAGGTCCTTTGAAATACCTGGAAGCCACTCTGACATTGTACTCTTGGCCAGGGTGATAGAATTCAGCCAAGCCCCAGTCTATTAATCTAAGCTAGAAATagtagaaaacaaagaaaaaaaaagggctcaAGGGATGCTCCAACACACCACTGGCTGAACCCCACTGCAGCTGAGTTTGGTTTGAAGCTTCACTTACCAGCCTGCTATTTGCAATTCATTTAAATTGATCAAAGTATCTGCTCAGTTATTCTCCCCACACCCTATCaccaaatactgaaaaaaaacacctctccTCCCCAAACCTATTTATGTGCCACGTAACCCAGACAAActtcagagaagcagcacacaggatttcattttacatttctcCACAGGATGGAAGTGCAGCCCCCCTGGAAATGTCCCCCTGCCTCTTACCTTTCTGTGCTCGTGGTCAATCATGACATTGTGAGGTTTGACATCTCTGTGCATGATTCCCATGCTGTGGCAGTAATCTAGAGCCTGGAGGTGACACCCAAACAAACAGATGCTGGAGTCACAAGAAACTTTCAAGTTTAATCATATTCAGAAGTATTTCCAGACAAACCAAGTCTAAGAAGCCAGCAAAACCTTGACATCCACTGCTATGGCCTGGCTGAGACTCAGAGAGCACAGAAAACTCCCCTGGACCCCCCTCTCAAAGGGAGGTGCCACACCAAAAGGGTTTTTAATTTCACCTCATGAACTTCCTCATACAAAATGGAACTGCAGAGTCCCTCAGGGCAAAGCTACTGGGAACTGTTGGTCAAACAACAGCTCCAGCCTCCTGAGGAGAAAATGTCTGTCTCAGAAAAAGGGGCCAACACATTTGACTCACGTTACATTAGGGCACAAAACCAGCCAGTAACAGCTCACAATTTGCTTTTCAGGTGCTATATGCATTTGTGATTTAGGATCTTAAGTTACCTCAGTGTACCCAGAGGCTCTGCAAtcctcaaaaaacccaacaaaagaaccaaaaaccaaaccaacaaaacaaaacccaaccaaacagaaaaaggacTTGACTCTGTTGCAGAAACAAAGCTGAGCAATCGATACTGACTTGACAGATACTTTTCTATGCAATTCTTCCACAggccttcttttctcttccccccaCAAGTGGCATGAAAACCATCTCTAGAGGATTAGCTGAGTGCAAATCCAGAACTGCCCCAAAGGACCAGGAAAACACCAACATACCTTCAAAATCTCATACATGTAGAATCGAATATCATAATCTGTTAATGTCTGGTACAATTGCTGTGGGACACAAACACATCATAGCAGTGTTCAGCACCCAAGGAAAATATCacatccctgccagcccagagcaacccagccctgctctccctgctgctggactTCTCTCCAAACTCATCTGAAGGAAAAGTTGCCCAAGTCACTCAGATTCCACACTCTGATCAGtctgctcctctccccttccaAACCACCTCCAGAGCTGACCTCAGACACTGTGTTCTGGTTCCTCTCACTACCCCCCTGAGGCTGCCCTCACCCACCACCAGCATTATGCCTGCACAAAAAGCCCAAGTGCTCTCTGCACCATGAAGAGCTGTTCCAGCTGGCACTGCACAGCCATTCTTCTCCTGAGGCAGCTCGGGAGGGAAGGGGACAAAGGGACATTTAAATCCCTTTTCCCAGAAGCATGGACTGCCACAAACAGCTGCCCACCTTCCAAGTGTGTCTAATAAATAGTTATATGCTGAACATAAAAGCAAAGTGTATCAAAAAGACAGGCACTGATGCTCCACAAGGTAACAGATTAATTTGCTCTGAACTTTAGAACAACACCTGGCATCTGGATTCTAACCTTGTAATTTCTATGGCAAAACAGTACTAAAGCACTAATTCCAAACTCCTGTCTCAGCAGATTTACCTTTAAAGACAGTTGCTATGTTGGAAGGAAACCATTAAGTAACCTGCCTGCCCTCCTGTGCTCTCCTGTCCCCAGAACAACATCATGAGCACCTtgcaaaaggaaagcagcagcagttcacACCCCACACTGTACCTTAAAGTCTGTGTTGTTTACATGTTCAAATACCAAGGCAGGTGTCCGAGActgaaagagagagagcagTGTTCAGCCACTGAGAACATGCATTTTTACCTTGGGTAATGAATTCTACCCTTTTTACACCTAGAACTGCCAGGAGCTCCTCTGCCTGACATCCTTGTGATTCCCCTCAGACAGAGCAGAGCCAAagcctgcagcccccagcagcactgtttGCAGAAGGAATTCACTGGTCTCAGCTCACTCCCATCTCACCCTCACAGAGTGGGGGCTGATGGGGCCCCTGGGGGGGGAGGGCCCTCCAAAAGAAGTTAATCAGATTAAGAGCTGATCTGATCAAACAATTCAGAAGCAGGGGTttggagcaggggaaaacaAAGCCAGATCAGAGCTGAAGTCAAATGGAGCAACTTCCCCCCCGAGCCCAGGGCCTCTTCTCCCATACTCACCACAGGATCTTTTACTATATCTGCCAGGGTGATTATATTGGGGCCTCCTCTCAGGTTCTCTAAGATCTTGATTTCACgcttgattttcttctttttaacaggctggaaaataaaaacccaagGTGTAAGACTAAGCACTCCAGCAAAGCAGGCTAACAGGCAGCCTGACACCCAGGTGACCAAGGTAGCTCACTGCAAACCACCAAAAAATCATCACAGCCTTTGCCAGCTGAGTTCAAACAGATTGGTTTTGCTGTTCCCACTGCACTAAGAGCTCAAAtacctgcagctcctctctAACCACCCAGCCCTGATAGCTACAGACATAAGCTTGGTGTGAGTGAGGGGTAGTAAgatgggggattttttttttttaaagcttcctgAACATGATCTGATGGCCCAAAACTTCTTAACTGGCTTGGGGGAAACATATAACTGTGAGAAGTCCAAGAGGCATCTGAGCCCCACCAGATGAAGGCATTTCACCCATCAGAGCTGTGGAATAACCAGCATCCAGGAGACCCTTACTCAGTCTGGAGGGAAATGATGGCTGCAATGGAACATGCAaggcagaaatgaaaattttaaggTCAGCAGTGCCTAAATCTGATCAGGCTTTAGAGGAAAATGACCCCATTAGCTCACAAGCCTCTATGCACATGACAGCACACTGGGAGCTAGAGGAGGAGAGAATTTTCCAGTCAGCTACTGCAGTGCTCCTTAGCTCAGAGTAAAAGTATGTTGCACTACAGGATTTCTGTAAGATAATGGTGAATTCCTTACAGGCAGAGATTGGCCTCAAAACCCAAGTGTAGGGTTTCTATTCAGACCCCAAAACAATGCCCCATCCCCCTGAATCACACTCCAAAGCCAGGCTTCACCCATTTCAGTTTTAGACATTGAACATTTTAGACCAAATGCTGCACTTTTGGGCCACCACCATACAGATTCTATCTTTTGCCCAATCCCCAGCTCACCTTGAGAATTTTAACAActactttttcattatttgtaatGTTGATGGCTTCAAACACTTCACTGTATTTGCCTCGGCCCAGTTTCCTCACTAGCTGGTAGTCATCTTGGtttctggggagagaaaaagggctCAGTCATTCCCAGCACAATTTGCAAACCTCTCCTTAACACTAAGTCACTGCTGCACCTTCCAGTCAAGGTGGACTAATTAGTGTCTTACATCTCTTGAAAGTGATGGTTAAGACttaggagagaaagagggagctTCTGCCCACGTCAGGTTCGATccagaatttatttcttctaCAGAAGGTAATGTAAGCCCAACTATGCATTTCAGCATCAGCAAACCTGAGCTACCCCTTCCACTTGGTCTTTCCATATCTGgaatgtttcattttccttgtaTAATGTTGTTAAAAATCAACAAAGCCAGAAAGATCAAAAATTTAAGTGCCAGcctgtttgaaaaaaaaccacaacaaaacaacagccTGGGCAGAGAACACCACTTGGGGTGAGAGGACTGTGAACACTTCAGgaactgcagcagagctgagggcagAACTTCACCTGGGTCCTGTGACACAAAAGCAGTGCTTGGAAGCTGGAATCACTGCTGACTGATTCCTGGACAGTTTAGTCATGAGCTCTATTTAGAGACCTCCTTCCTTCCACCAGCAGCAGACATGTCTTTTCCAGTCACAAAATAGCACAGCCCTCTTCAAGTCTGCTGAGCCTCTTCACTCAGAAGCAACTTCAGCCAGGGCTGTTCAcattgtttcagaaaaaatatctcaTCCCTCTAAAAAGGGAGGTTTCCTGACTACCTGGCAAAAATACTTCAACCCAAACTCTTAAGGAAGGTGGTCAGCATGTGTCTGCAGTGCTTGGGATTTGCAGCTTTGATGGGAAACAAAAGCTGTGATCTTTGATCTTTGCCCTGCAAACCACAACTCTGTCACGGGGCATGAAAAAGCTCACAGCAGCACAGGTAAAACCCCCACGCAGGACCCTACAGAGACTGATCCCAGTGCAGGGATGCCCAGGAGAGCCCAGGGACTTACCCCCACTCCACCACGTGTGACTCATAGTCCCAGTACTCCCGGGGTCTGTGTGTGTTCACATCCGTGTAAACTCTGGCCCTGCTCGGCACGGGTCCCGACATATCAGACAGGATGGCAGGTGGAAAgggagagctgcctgggctcaGAGGCTCCCCACCTGCACAGCTGCACTGAGGATAAAGGCCTCAGATTCCTCCACctgcagagaaataataaaCCAGAGGTGAAATCTCCAAGCCACCAGAGAAGTGTTCAAGTCAATCACTAAAAGCTCCTgagaggcagaggctgcagctcagccacagcCCCTGACCTGGGGCAGAGACTGGAACTGATTTCTCTGCTCCCCCCCCACACCACAGCACTGCTTGGGCCTCTCAGCAGAACACCCCACCTCCTGAAACTTTCCAACATGCAGTTTCCAACTTATGGTTGCAAAGACAACTTTCCAAACGAGAAAAAACTGCATTGTGCTCTGTTTGCCTTGGCAGTTCCCTCCCTTCAGCTCCAGAGTGACAGCAACAGCCCCCAGCTGCAACCTCTCCCCCATCCAGGAAGGAGCCTGGAGCCACCCCACAGACCCAGAGCCCTGCACAGCCCTCACCCCTCCAGTGCCCCCAGAAACGCTGCCGAGAGGTCCCCAAGGTCACCCCTGCAACCTCAGCCAGGCACTTCCTGGAGTCTCAGAACATCTGAGGAGGAGCACgagagggctgggctggggcacaGGGAATGGCAGAAACCACCCAGAACACCCCAGTC
This genomic stretch from Heliangelus exortis chromosome 16, bHelExo1.hap1, whole genome shotgun sequence harbors:
- the CSNK2A1 gene encoding casein kinase II subunit alpha, coding for MSGPVPSRARVYTDVNTHRPREYWDYESHVVEWGNQDDYQLVRKLGRGKYSEVFEAINITNNEKVVVKILKPVKKKKIKREIKILENLRGGPNIITLADIVKDPVSRTPALVFEHVNNTDFKQLYQTLTDYDIRFYMYEILKALDYCHSMGIMHRDVKPHNVMIDHEHRKLRLIDWGLAEFYHPGQEYNVRVASRYFKGPELLVDYQMYDYSLDMWSLGCMLASMIFRKEPFFHGHDNYDQLVRIAKVLGTEDLYDYIDKYNIELDPRFNDILGRHSRKRWERFVHSENQHLVSPEALDFLDKLLRYDHQSRLTAREAMEHPYFYPIVKDQARMGSSNLPGGSTPVSSASMMSGISSVPTPSPLGPLAGSPVISATTTLGMPVPAAAGAQQ